A region of the Mytilus edulis chromosome 11, xbMytEdul2.2, whole genome shotgun sequence genome:
gtttgatttcatcaaaaattgaattcttggggttctttgatatgctgaatctaaccttttaattagattttggatattggaccataataggtaaatgtccaatttcaatttttgaagttcttagaccacattcattctgtgtcagaaacctatgccctgtcaaatatttaatcatgattaaatccaaattcagagctgtatcaagcttaactGTTGTGTCTATACTTcgttgccccaactgttcagggttcaacctctgtggttgTATCTAGCTGCGCCCTGCGTAGCATTTTATTTCTAGGATTTATGCCCCTTTACCTTAGaatcttgtcatcgcaactcctctgaaaccacacttTTTAACTTAGAATTTTGGCAGAAatatacttctgcaacagtttgtcatcacaacacctctgaaaccacacaacagtttttcatgaaactttgtagataataaggtcATATAAtttgtagatgtgcatatcgacaggaattTACGATTGAATTTTTTTCTAGGATTTATGCCCCTTGGAATTTAGAATTTTGGCCTAAATATGCTACTGCAaaagtttgtcatcgcaactcctctgaaatcaCACaatagaatttcatgaaactttttatacaataaggacatactatgaagATGTACATATCTACAGGAAATTAGGATTGAATTTGTTTTCTAGGCTTTATGCCCTTTTGAACTTAGAATTTTGGGctaaatatactactgcaacagtttgtcatcacaacttctctgaaacaacacaacagaatttcatgaatcTTTGTAGTTAATGaggacataatatgtaaatgtgcatatccACAAGAAAATTTTCATCAGTTGAAGTTTGTAGAGTTATGAGTCTTTAAAACTTAGGAATCTGGTGAGATTCTGTGTGTCTAAGAGTGACAATGTGGGTGCGTATACGtagggtatgtgagcgtgctgaCAAAGGTACTTTAATTACAAGTGGATTATCACATCCTAATTTTAACAATGATGTTGTTTAAAGAGCCAGTAAATGAAGATACGATGTAAACTTATCGATTCTTTGAATAAACTGAATCTGAAAGGTTATCAATTTAACACTgtaagatctttgaatattgttttatctaTGTTACCATTGCTTACTGTTCTACAAGATTATCCTGTTGACACTTATATTTTTTGCATTGCACAAGGTCTTGTTTTTCTCAGACtgtttatgattgattgattgttgtttgctttacgtcccatggcaaatgtttcatgcatgttcagaaggAGACTGTTTATGGTGTCTTAACACTCAATCCAtttgatgtgtactgattgatattttagtctctGAAACATGATTGTTAGCTCACAAGTCCATCGTCCTTCATaaactttttcaaagattttctcctctgaaactagtcAACCAATTTTATCCAAACTTTAGGTAAATGATCCTTAaggtatctagtataaattttgtgatttttaatcTTGTTCCTCAAGAAACATGGCCCCTATggctaaaaaatagaacatacggggtaaaatgcagtttttggcttatatgtatatatatctcaaaaactaaagcagttAAAGCAAAACTCATTACTGATCGACGTGGTAAAAATGATCagcaggtcaagatctatctgccaagAAATTTTCTGACGAATCATTCAAACCATTGCGGGGTTATTTCCCCTGAAAtgtaaatttttaggaaattttacagtttttggttattatcttgaatataataataCAAATGTAGATAGAGAGAAACAGTAACagaaaaatgttcagcaaagtaagatatgCAAATAAGTCAGACCGACTGATATCGTCAATTgaacccttataggagttattgcccttaaaagactattttattcattttaaaagttttttgcaGAAACTATGATAGATAAAGAGAAACTGTAAATGGCAAAATGTTTAGCAGAGTTAGACATTCAATAAGTAATAATGACTGTAATCGTCACGTAATCCCTTATAGTTTTTGCCCTTGAAagacatttttatcatttttacttgtttttttgcAGAAATTATGATATACACAGAGAAACTTAAAAgggcaataatgttcagcaaaggaagacctacaaataagtcaaacatgaccaaattCTTCAATTGATCCCTCAGAGGAGTTATTGCCCATGAACATGGTGAAAGttgatttttaccatttttaaagttttttgcaTAAACTATGATAGACAAGCTAGAGAAAAATGTTAATAGGCAAAATTTTCAGCAAAGAAAGACCTACAATTAAGTCAAGCATGACcgacattttcaattttcaattgaccTCTTGTAGGAGTATTGACCTTGAAAgatgatttttaccattttttttagtttttttcagAAACTATGATCGATAGACAGAAAGTTTAAATGGCCAAAAATGTTCAGCAAGATTAAAGACCTTAGTAAATAAGGTGAAACTTGAATGAAATCGTCGATTGATCCTttacaggagttattgcccttgaaagataatttttaccaatttttctagTTTTTTGCAGAAACTATGAAATGGtaaaaatgttcagcaatgtaaaacctacaaataagtcaagactttgtaggagttattgaccttaaaagatgatttttatcaaattatttggtggttttttttggcAGAAACAATGATGGCATGTTTAAACAAGTATTAATATACATTAAATAGCAAAAATAATTATTGATACAAGATCTGCACAAAAATTCCAGGTGAGCAATGCAGGCTCTTAGGAGCCTCTTGTTTAACTATTTACATATCTAAtgcaaacatgtatatatatttgcagATTTCCATGAGGAATGTTTGAGATGCATGCATAGAATACCTGAAAAAAGAGATAGACCTATAAAAGATGATGAATCATATATTTGCACATTATTAGCCAATCATCTGTTTTCCAGGCTTACTATTCGGTTATCTGGACATCAttgttttttaacaaatgactatCATAAGTTTGATGTTTGTCCTTGCATGAAATGTAGTCAGCAGATAAGTTATTGGAATACTGGAATTGGTGAGTTATTTGTCATAATTGgcatataatatatttctttgaacAGCCACATGAATATGTGACAAGATTAAACCAGATTTTCTGAAAtgtcaaccctccccctttttaactttaaatgttgatcgatgtaattacatgtacaaAAGTGTACAGTGATTAGCCAATGAAATGAATGATTTTACAGataaacatgaatttaacatGTATACAAACTTTGAATATAGCAAAGTGCTCTTGACTAATGAAATTGCAGGATTTGATGTGTCTTAATCGTAAAGAATGAATGTAAATCATGTTCTTATGTCCTATTGTTTAGGCCTACTTATTGTTCAAAACAAAGAATTTCTATAAATGAGTGATTGCTGCccaaatacaaaaaagaagatatggtatgattgcaaagcATATTTATCagcttgaaaatattaaatttcatgattgaaattgtttaaaaattgaaTCGTTAAACAagcacaaaaatcaaaataatttgaaatttactGGTGCAGTAAACATTGGTACCATTAAAGTTATAAGTTGAATactaataattttaaaattactagAAAAAATCACAATATCAAAGCAatgcaaaaagaaataaaaaacttttaaaattgaatattatacatgtttcgcaagttatgtccctttataaattgaaaatttgcTAAATTTGCCGTTTccacactctaactttagtttgcctccactaaatgttatgaaactaatataCACAATGTGTATTACcaccaaacacagatcaagtttgaattggGGTTGCGACACTTACATCGTTCTCGAGTTATGTCCcattataaatggaaaaattgctggaTTTGCCGTATAATTTGAAATGGGAGCCTTCTTTTATTTGCCATGTTGATCTAATATGGACTTTATTTGGGACACTTTATAACAGAATCTTGTCACAATTATTACTTTACTATTGGCCTTAAGCTTGGTATTGTGTCTGCCAGAAGGCTGAAGTTTTCATTGTTTTGGTTTGAAAATAGCAGATAATAAATAGCTATATATGTAAGCCTTCTGCACAGGGGCCAAGATTTGAATTGATTATTTAAATTCTAATCATTCTAAttcattgtttatgttatttcagGGAGTGAATATTTATGGTATGGAAGACCAGACATCATGTTGTTCACTATGGCAGGAGGTAGCTGTAATATTATATATCCAGAAGACTGCAGTACAGGTGACATAGAGTTTGATGTAGACGAAGCAGAAAATCAGATAATTGAAACTGATTTTAAATCAACAACATTACGAAAAAAGGAAACAATGGAGCAAGTTGTTGCACAGACAATTACGTATTCAATGTACCAGAGGGTATGTcagctaaataaaggcaaaacACTTCCTCAAGCTTTTTTAATTCCTACTATTGTTGCAAATTCTGATTACTTTGATATTTATATGTATGATACACAGAATGACATCCTGTTTAGAAATAAAGGAGATCCGATTCCGATTTGGAATAAGAATAAATTTAGTGCAGAGGGTGAAACATtaaatttatcaaacattttaaagatTTGGATGACATTGAATCATTCTACGTTAAAGCCTAAACTTTCAGTAGATGAGGTACAAAGTTTAAAAGGAACATGTGATTTTTTATGTCGTATTGCTCCGAAACGcttaaatttgattgaaaaaacAATTTCCATGCAAAAAAAATTTTACCCATTAAAGGAGATGGAATTTGAATTGGATGTTCCGAGTGTTCCTTTAAAACAAAAGTCTCTTTCCAGTAATGATGAAGAAAAATGACAAATCTACATTTATGGTATTGACTGCCAACCATACAAATGTTTTTCATATACCAGAATATGGGATTGCCACCTAACTTGGATATATGGTCAAATATAATAAGAGGAAGATCTCTATTGATTTGTATGTCACCAAGGTCAAAGTTAATAAATATGGAATTGTGTAACACAATATTACTGTCTGAAATCATAAACCAAAATCATATTTTAAtgcaaagaagaaaaaaacttcCATCAGGTCAATATTAGCTCTTCCCCTTTATCTTGGGCATGGGGTATTTGAGGTTCTTTAAAGTTAAGTCTATCTCTTTCATTTGAAGTAAAGCCAAAAAAACTCTCCTAAAAATTATAGTATACCCCGGTAAGTAGGTCTGatttttttaaggtaaaaatTCTTATAAACTATTGTGTTTTCACTAAGCCTGGTTCCAATATGTTGCTTGACTGAAAGTTGGccattttcaatttgtaaatgAACACAAATTAATGTGGATTTGATCAATTATGTTGCATAGtttgattaaggtggtacctaacactacagggagataactctgtaaagtcagctaaaccttttaattacgttgtgttgtaaaaggaatatttaagcttctcagtgatcaaaattggtgtttgtcaaactgctatataaccagtcagggatataactctatagggttattacaggaaaataacatacatttgttattgtggattaaaaaatcaaagaaatgtgATAACATacgtatgttacatgtttcaaagggacaatatacTTCATAagtttagttaaaatgtatacaagttctattgatattactATTTTCTTTATGTATACTTAACTATTGAAAGATGTAACAGTTCATAGTATTCCAATTTTGAATAGTACAcctatatgttattacagaaaaaatatgcctgtaataactaaagggtgttatcacagcttctctatatcacttcaaagcatttgctcagacataaatcatgcttaattacaatgtattttaatttattgtaagaaataatgaccagagcatgtaatgaggttctgcgcaagtttctcagtaattcccaagtgtcttatataataagttacattcctataataactaagccttgttatCACAGCTAAGTTAATTCCTAAATAGCCTTGTCTCATTAATTAACCATggttaatcaaaaatgtattaattccatttaaaaattaattagcaaggctatgcatttagtttctgcgCAAAGTCTCAAGAGTTCCCTAGAGTCCACTATAGATTAAagaattttacaaataacaaacatatgttattacagatttagaaaatttaaggaaaagtatctgtaataacacacgcaagttattttctgtaataaccctatagagttatatctctgactgataaccagtgtaatttttctgattaattggttggttcaaattttttgaaatttttatatttttgtcaaagggtcaaagtaagtattttgtaaaaattttatgaaaattaaacgagccaaataaatttcagtcaaggtgttgggtaccaccttaatttcaTTGTTGGCAGCATGGTTGTCAACATGTAGGTACAGTCTCAGGTAGATAGGTTCTTAAAATCATATTTAGGAAACCACATGTCGAAGTTGCTAGCTTGTAATTTTGCATAACTCTTACATATTTTCTATAATGATAAATGATTTATGTTTGTTCTGCCAATGCGATACATTGAGAGAATTTGGTAGAAGTGATGTTAGCTCCTTGTATAAAGCTTTGTATTTCAGGAGGAATAGGAGCTTTATATATAGATGTCTTAGGCAAGTTATGGTCTGAATTTTCCATCTGGCATAtgcctgttgtttttttttactcattttcattgttcagtgacttctttgaaaaaatgtaatttaatatCCTGTGATTTTCTCTTCAGGATGACTCCCATactactttttcttaaaaaaaggaCAAATATTACATAGCCTTTTATTGTCCAAATCTGATCATTACACATTTTAAGgtgatatttttataaaatcttttcAAAACAAGATTTTTGCCAAATTGAGGTAGATTTTTCAGTAGATGTAGTttagaaaatcaaaaataattttgttcatgaaaagtaaacaattacaTATACTGAATTCATATATTGATGACAAAATGGTGCCAGGTGTAAAAAATCATTCCCATCAACATCTGTATTTCTGCATTTATTTTGTACCTTATCAGATATTACAGACTTCCTCAAGTTTGAAAAATGGtagtatgtcatgtatgttgtatagtttaaattaaaaaaattcatgaaTTTAATCACATGTAAATACATATTAAACAAAAGGTGTATACATACTGTTATAATGTATATTGAACCTGATTTTAACGACTATGtttaaaacaatgattttattatttcattgtatttcagcttttatttgataatatttgttgaattttttttaatgttgattcTTTTGTCAaacattgtaattatttaaaacatatatatatatataacttttattttacatatcAAGTATCAATCCATGTCAGCCCATTGCATTATTTTTCTACTCTGAAGTTTTTAAACAATACTGTTATCTCTATGTACAATTTGTTggcatatatttatatatatatgaatagataatatttaatataataaaatcattAATAACATGATCATAATGATATAAGTAGACTCAATTTCATTACAAAGGAGTATTGCAGTAAGGGCACTGACAGTTCCTCAATATCTTATTTCAGTtgcattcaaatatttttatttgcttGATAgacttttttatgtattttattagcTTCAAAAATACAAACCAAAACCCGAAAATGTCTTTACAGTACATGTGTACTTTGGTATACAAAATTGACAAGTTGAGAAAATAAAAAGTTCTGAtttcactttttagctcacctgtcctaAAAGGACAGCTttagccatcacttggcgtctgtcgtcgtctgttgtaaactttttcaaagatcttctctgaaactgctgaactAATTTTAACCAAACCCAAGGaaaatgatccttagggtatctagtataaattttgtgatttttattcaatttcatcAAGAAAAAtagccaccatggctaaaaacagaacataggggtaaaatgcagtgtttggcttCCCATACAGAAAAATGATAGGATGGCCAACTGCATTGCTCAACTGACCGCCAGTTGAACTGACAGTTGAGGGCTAGCTGGCCATCAGTTGAGCAAAtagttgagggccagttgagggCTACCTGTGATTTTGCCATGCAAATTAGGTAGCTCTCAACTATCAATGCTCAACTTTATGCAAATTAGTTGAGCAATGTTGAGAAAGTATcatagttgagggctaggtgCCCAACAGTTGAGCAAATATAGTTGAGGGCTAACTGGCCCACAGTTGAGGACCAGGTAATTTAAAGCTGATGGCTAGGTGGCCAATAGTTAAGGGCCAggtcattaaaagttgagggcTAGGTCTTTAAAAGTTGAGCATTATCTGGTAATTGCAAACTGATGACTACAcattgtagaaaaaataaatttaaattgtgtatttttatagCCAAAATACTGCTGAAAGATCTCAACTCACAACAGACTACATGAATGCTTTACCCTTGCTTTTTAAAAGATATCtagtaaataaaaacagatcTATAGTTTTATACCAAATTCATTATATTagaatattcttattttattagtaatactttctaaaacaaattgtcttaataataaaataaatatgtctcctgtcaacttttgctcaactactagtataaaaaaaaatcaaagtctgaATGCTCAACTTTCCCTCAACTACAAAACATTCAAAGTCTGATCGCTCAACTTTTCCTCAACTTAATGGCCAGCTtcagttgagggccagttgagcGACAGCTATCAAACATACAGTGCTTGGCCAGGTTTGAGTTGAGCTAATATGTTCaacacctagccctcaactattTTGCTTAAAACAGCTAGACCTCAACTGTCCACCACATGGCCATCAACTGGCCCTCAACATTTTTTCTGTAGAGGTTATATCTCAAAATCTAAAGCAGTTTATACAAAACTGACGAAGGGTAAAAATGATAAGCATGTTAAGATCTATCTATCTATCAGCCACATAATTTTAAGACCAATCGGACAGCCCAGTTTGGAGTCTTTGCCCCTGAAGTcataaattttatgaattttctttgtttttatgccccacctacgatagtagaggggcattatgttttctggtctgtgcgtccgttcgtccgtccgttcgttcgtccgtcctttcgttcgtccgttcgtccgttcgtccgtctgtcccgcttcaggttaaagtttttggtcgaggtagtttttgatgaagttgaagtccaatcgacttcaaacttggtacacatgttccctatgatatgatctttctaattttaatgccaaattagagttttgaccccaattttacggttcactgatagaaaa
Encoded here:
- the LOC139495549 gene encoding uncharacterized protein, with translation MATSILSRLCNKVRLQLTYSPVSCLYSKGSALSRNASSSRLIRESLSDFEDTEFQPLRIREYALGRNFSRANVDTIQYLEDKSGKVLDIMEAKEIMKQGEGVVTKRVSFKSMFEDGFRSLELNIEGKKCSDSSLQFLTDAFILGFLEKKDFHEECLRCMHRIPEKRDRPIKDDESYICTLLANHLFSRLTIRLSGHHCFLTNDYHKFDVCPCMKCSQQISYWNTGIGSEYLWYGRPDIMLFTMAGGSCNIIYPEDCSTGDIEFDVDEAENQIIETDFKSTTLRKKETMEQVVAQTITYSMYQRVCQLNKGKTLPQAFLIPTIVANSDYFDIYMYDTQNDILFRNKGDPIPIWNKNKFSAEGETLNLSNILKIWMTLNHSTLKPKLSVDEVQSLKGTCDFLCRIAPKRLNLIEKTISMQKKFYPLKEMEFELDVPSVPLKQKSLSSNDEEK